In the genome of Acidobacteriota bacterium, one region contains:
- a CDS encoding STAS domain-containing protein, producing the protein MPTRGTPTPNISTATATATAEAASTLLRELVAHLRQNRTQLREEWARRITEAELLTAMTKEEIFAEATSVYDNYVEALETGTFEALQAYARNLSERIIPRGVETHEVVGIVLLLRDVLARSLFAKYQTDFTKLNRILDAYEPAANRIANTVAVGFVQERERIIREQQEAIRELSTPVLQVRERLLILPIIGVIDPQRARQLTEQLLRGIRTNRAKVVVIDITGVAAMDATVANHLVQTVEASRLLGATVIVTGLSPEIAQTLVTIGVDLGKMTTVGDLQGGIEEAERLLGYKVVPFVEGAVEA; encoded by the coding sequence CACGCTGCTGCGCGAGCTGGTGGCCCACCTGCGGCAAAACCGCACCCAATTGCGCGAAGAATGGGCGCGGCGCATCACCGAAGCCGAACTGCTGACGGCGATGACCAAGGAAGAAATCTTCGCCGAAGCCACCTCGGTGTACGACAACTACGTCGAGGCGCTGGAAACCGGCACTTTCGAGGCGCTGCAGGCCTATGCCCGCAACCTGTCGGAGCGCATCATTCCGCGCGGCGTCGAAACGCACGAAGTCGTCGGCATCGTGTTGCTGCTGCGCGACGTGCTGGCGCGGTCGCTCTTTGCCAAGTACCAGACCGACTTCACCAAACTGAACCGGATTCTGGATGCCTACGAACCGGCAGCGAATCGCATCGCCAACACCGTGGCGGTCGGCTTCGTGCAGGAGCGCGAGCGCATCATCCGCGAGCAGCAGGAAGCCATCCGCGAGCTGTCCACGCCGGTGTTACAGGTGCGCGAGCGGCTGCTGATTTTGCCTATCATCGGCGTCATCGACCCACAGCGCGCGCGCCAGCTTACCGAACAACTGCTGCGCGGCATCCGCACCAACCGCGCCAAGGTGGTCGTGATTGATATTACGGGCGTGGCGGCGATGGATGCCACGGTCGCCAACCACCTGGTGCAAACGGTGGAGGCGTCGCGCCTGCTGGGCGCCACCGTCATCGTCACCGGCCTATCGCCGGAAATTGCGCAAACGCTGGTTACGATTGGGGTGGATCTGGGTAAGATGACCACCGTTGGTGATCTGCAGGGTGGCATTGAAGAGGCGGAGCGTTTGCTCGGCTATAAGGTGGTGCCGTTTGTGGAAGGGGCGGTAGAAGCGTAA
- a CDS encoding STAS domain-containing protein, with product MDVPVLKQGHFLIATVQSALTDADLAQLRRSLVEQVGKFRSRGVIVDVTAVDVLDSFACRTLRDIAHMAGFRGAETVIVGIHPELAFTMVQLGLSLEGVATALDLEEGLAYLQERTTPAARKSSPLATRGAGRGPVSRGQR from the coding sequence GTGGATGTACCCGTACTCAAACAGGGCCATTTTCTCATTGCCACCGTACAGTCGGCGCTGACGGATGCGGATTTGGCGCAACTGCGCCGCTCGCTGGTGGAGCAGGTGGGAAAGTTCCGCTCGCGGGGCGTGATTGTGGACGTGACGGCGGTGGACGTGCTCGATTCCTTCGCCTGCCGCACGCTCCGCGACATTGCCCACATGGCCGGTTTTCGGGGCGCTGAAACTGTCATCGTGGGTATCCATCCGGAGCTGGCGTTCACTATGGTGCAGTTGGGCCTGTCGCTGGAGGGGGTAGCGACGGCGCTGGATTTGGAAGAAGGCCTGGCCTATCTGCAAGAGCGAACCACCCCTGCCGCACGGAAAAGCTCCCCCCTTGCCACGCGTGGCGCCGGGCGCGGTCCGGTGAGCCGTGGCCAGCGCTGA